From a region of the Emcibacter sp. SYSU 3D8 genome:
- a CDS encoding LLM class F420-dependent oxidoreductase, protein MKLGAVFPFTDVNDDPYAIRDFVQAVDEMGYDHIVVYDHVLGSNPASRPGFSMPFTHLSPFYDPLVLFGHMSAISRRLEFLSAVLILPQRQAALVAKQAAIADVLAGGRIRLGVGSGWNEAEYEALGADFANRGAVMDEQIDLMRALWKANAISFKGRFHTVTDSGICPLPPRKGMPIWIGGTTAPAMRRAARTGDGWLPYAPAREAAPLMERFRTIMAEAGRELDGFGVEAIMFAHGDDRPDFGNPARTLDDAFADAEVWRREGVTHLSVHSMATNAGDVPSHVAFLEQFIRGLAR, encoded by the coding sequence ATGAAACTCGGCGCTGTTTTCCCGTTCACCGACGTCAACGACGATCCCTATGCGATCCGCGACTTCGTACAGGCTGTCGACGAGATGGGCTACGATCACATCGTGGTTTACGACCATGTGCTGGGCTCCAATCCTGCCAGCCGCCCCGGCTTTTCCATGCCCTTCACCCACCTCTCGCCATTCTACGATCCGCTGGTGCTGTTCGGCCACATGTCGGCCATCAGCCGGCGGCTGGAATTCCTGTCAGCCGTGCTGATCCTGCCGCAGCGGCAGGCCGCGCTGGTCGCCAAGCAGGCCGCCATCGCCGACGTGTTGGCGGGTGGTCGCATCCGGCTGGGTGTGGGCAGCGGCTGGAACGAGGCTGAATACGAAGCGCTGGGCGCCGACTTCGCCAATCGCGGCGCGGTGATGGACGAGCAGATCGACCTGATGCGCGCCCTGTGGAAGGCCAATGCCATCAGCTTCAAGGGCCGCTTCCACACGGTGACGGATTCGGGCATCTGCCCGCTACCGCCACGCAAGGGCATGCCGATCTGGATCGGCGGCACGACGGCGCCTGCCATGCGCCGCGCCGCGCGCACTGGCGACGGATGGCTGCCCTATGCGCCTGCCCGCGAAGCCGCGCCCTTGATGGAACGCTTTCGCACCATCATGGCCGAGGCGGGCCGCGAGCTGGATGGCTTCGGCGTCGAAGCGATCATGTTCGCCCATGGCGACGACCGGCCAGACTTCGGCAACCCGGCACGCACGCTCGACGACGCCTTTGCGGATGCGGAGGTGTGGCGCCGCGAGGGCGTGACCCATCTGTCGGTGCATTCCATGGCCACGAACGCCGGCGACGTGCCGTCGCATGTCGCCTTTCTCGAGCAATTCATACGCGGGCTGGCTCGGTGA